One part of the Tenacibaculum sp. 190130A14a genome encodes these proteins:
- a CDS encoding NAD(P)-binding domain-containing protein — protein sequence MQNTQLPVAIIGAGPVGLAAAAHLSLKNIPFIVFEAGTSVGQNMLSWSHVRVFSPWRYNIDKAARELLEQTDWRAPDEDGLPTGKELVELYFRPLANLPQISPFIHVNAKVVSIGRKGFDKMKTWGREEKPFSIKVEEKGKVNYYEAKAVLDATGTWNQPNPIGSGGVFAEGEQELSEHIFYGIPNVKEDHLERYKNKNVVVVGGGHSAINALLDLAEIQKEYPETQLNWILRKDTMARVYGGKEDDALAARGTLGIKIEALVNSGKLNVYTPFHILKLEKSEEGIQVTGDLNGTLKTIYQLDEIISNTGSRPNLDMIREVRTDLDASLESVFDLAELIDPNIHSCGTVRPHGEKELRHPEKDFYIVGSKSYGRAPSFLMATGYEQVRSIVAYLAGDLEAAARVELDLPQTGVCSTDFNSAKEGNVGSCCGSESVEEEKKVASCC from the coding sequence ATGCAAAACACCCAATTACCCGTAGCAATTATAGGAGCTGGTCCGGTAGGTTTAGCGGCGGCAGCTCATCTTAGTTTAAAAAATATCCCTTTTATAGTATTTGAAGCTGGAACATCTGTTGGACAAAATATGTTGTCTTGGAGTCATGTTCGCGTGTTTTCACCTTGGAGGTATAATATAGATAAAGCAGCACGAGAACTGTTAGAACAAACAGATTGGAGAGCACCTGATGAAGATGGTTTACCAACAGGAAAGGAATTGGTGGAACTATATTTTCGTCCGTTGGCAAATCTTCCGCAGATTTCACCATTCATACATGTGAATGCTAAAGTAGTATCCATAGGAAGAAAAGGTTTTGATAAGATGAAAACTTGGGGAAGAGAGGAAAAACCATTTTCAATAAAAGTAGAAGAAAAAGGAAAAGTAAATTACTATGAAGCCAAAGCAGTATTAGATGCTACGGGAACATGGAACCAACCAAATCCAATAGGTTCTGGAGGAGTGTTTGCAGAAGGAGAGCAAGAATTAAGTGAGCATATATTTTATGGTATTCCGAATGTAAAAGAAGATCATTTGGAACGTTATAAAAATAAGAATGTAGTTGTTGTTGGAGGTGGGCATTCTGCGATTAATGCATTGTTGGATTTGGCGGAAATACAAAAAGAATACCCTGAAACGCAATTGAATTGGATTTTGAGAAAAGACACCATGGCAAGAGTGTATGGAGGAAAGGAAGATGATGCGTTAGCTGCAAGAGGAACCTTAGGAATTAAAATAGAAGCCCTGGTAAATAGTGGGAAACTAAATGTATACACTCCTTTCCATATATTAAAATTAGAGAAGAGTGAAGAAGGAATCCAAGTAACAGGAGACCTGAATGGAACATTGAAAACCATTTACCAATTAGATGAAATTATTAGCAATACAGGATCTCGACCTAATTTAGATATGATACGAGAAGTTCGAACAGATTTAGATGCCTCTTTAGAATCTGTATTTGATTTAGCGGAATTAATTGATCCGAATATCCATAGTTGCGGTACAGTAAGGCCACATGGAGAAAAAGAATTGCGTCATCCAGAAAAAGATTTCTATATCGTAGGTTCTAAAAGTTATGGAAGAGCTCCTTCGTTTTTAATGGCTACTGGATATGAGCAAGTACGCTCTATTGTAGCCTATTTAGCAGGAGATTTAGAAGCGGCAGCACGTGTTGAATTAGATTTACCACAAACAGGAGTTTGTAGTACTGATTTTAATTCTGCAAAAGAAGGAAATGTTGGTAGTTGTTGTGGTTCCGAATCGGTTGAAGAAGAGAAGAAAGTAGCTTCTTGCTGTTAA
- a CDS encoding MFS transporter, producing MLLTTKGITYKKQSSSFRGALRSSWVMAFAGLGDAILYPLLPVYGAELGFSALFIGILLSINRFVRIISNTHIANLINQIGMKKMLIATSMLATLTTFVYGLKLGAVLFLIARVLWGLSYSGLKIATLNYASKSEKNAGLAFGLTTAIKSLGSLFVLWFGSYLIAAAGVQKGLFVIASLSLIGILLAFTLPSIPSESKAVNTKQTFYPSTINILVFLMSLTVDGIMVVALSNLIGSTMEISEVLILVAFYLFLKKLFTLLFSILSGVLSIKIQPSILFSVGVICVIFALLLIVVGFPIVGIIVAFLFNTMVVTFSPLVAIEQQKENKNSLQAISSVSTWWDLGAALGAFIGIILVNALGVQTLFLILSITLTILFIIYIIQNATTNRSTI from the coding sequence ATGTTGTTAACAACAAAAGGAATAACATATAAAAAACAAAGCTCCTCTTTTAGAGGAGCTTTACGTTCTAGTTGGGTAATGGCTTTTGCAGGTTTAGGAGATGCTATTCTATATCCATTATTACCGGTATATGGTGCTGAATTGGGATTCTCAGCTTTGTTTATTGGAATTTTACTTTCTATCAATCGATTTGTAAGAATCATTTCAAATACACACATCGCTAACTTAATTAATCAAATAGGAATGAAGAAGATGCTTATTGCAACTTCGATGTTGGCAACGTTAACCACATTTGTATATGGATTGAAATTAGGAGCGGTACTATTTTTAATAGCAAGAGTTTTATGGGGATTGAGTTATTCTGGATTAAAAATCGCTACGTTAAATTACGCATCCAAATCTGAAAAGAATGCAGGGTTGGCATTCGGACTTACCACAGCCATAAAATCTTTAGGAAGTTTGTTTGTATTGTGGTTCGGATCTTATTTAATAGCGGCTGCAGGGGTTCAAAAAGGGCTTTTTGTTATAGCTAGTCTTAGCTTAATTGGTATTCTATTGGCTTTTACATTACCGAGCATTCCATCAGAATCAAAAGCAGTAAATACCAAACAAACATTTTATCCAAGTACCATAAATATATTAGTTTTTCTAATGTCTCTCACAGTTGATGGTATTATGGTAGTGGCCTTGTCTAATTTGATAGGGAGCACTATGGAAATATCTGAAGTCCTAATTTTAGTAGCATTTTACTTATTCCTTAAAAAACTATTTACTTTGTTATTCTCCATTTTAAGTGGAGTACTTTCTATAAAAATTCAACCGAGTATATTGTTTTCTGTAGGGGTAATATGTGTAATATTCGCTTTGCTGTTAATTGTGGTAGGTTTCCCAATAGTAGGAATCATTGTAGCTTTCTTATTTAACACAATGGTAGTTACATTTTCTCCATTGGTGGCTATAGAACAACAAAAAGAAAACAAAAATTCATTGCAAGCAATTTCAAGTGTTAGTACTTGGTGGGATTTAGGGGCTGCACTGGGAGCTTTTATTGGAATTATACTTGTAAATGCTTTAGGAGTGCAAACACTTTTTTTAATTTTATCAATAACTTTAACTATCTTATTCATCATTTATATTATTCAAAATGCAACAACAAATCGTTCAACTATATAA
- a CDS encoding sigma-70 family RNA polymerase sigma factor, which translates to MQQQIVQLYNPLLGYVKKRVRNQEDAEDLTQDVFFKLAKSTKEPVTNLKSWVYTIAKNTITDYYRKKHVETNTIEEDTYMNYESSEDAGEELSTCVKAFIEQLPEEYKELLVLSELKEIPQKEIAEQLNMNYVTVRSKIQRGRKKLKELIDGCCTVLQGGKGSIMEYESKTGCNKTTSCD; encoded by the coding sequence ATGCAACAACAAATCGTTCAACTATATAATCCTTTATTAGGTTACGTTAAAAAGCGTGTTCGTAATCAAGAAGATGCTGAAGATTTAACACAAGATGTATTTTTTAAGTTGGCAAAGTCTACTAAAGAGCCTGTAACTAATTTGAAAAGTTGGGTATATACAATTGCAAAAAATACTATTACAGATTACTATCGAAAAAAACATGTAGAAACAAATACGATAGAAGAAGACACCTATATGAACTATGAATCTTCAGAAGATGCTGGGGAAGAATTAAGCACTTGTGTAAAGGCTTTTATAGAGCAATTACCAGAAGAGTATAAAGAATTGTTAGTCTTGTCGGAATTAAAAGAAATCCCTCAAAAAGAAATTGCGGAACAGTTGAATATGAATTATGTAACTGTACGTTCTAAAATACAACGTGGAAGAAAAAAATTAAAAGAACTAATTGATGGATGCTGTACCGTTTTACAAGGAGGAAAAGGAAGTATTATGGAGTACGAATCTAAAACTGGGTGTAACAAAACAACATCGTGCGATTAA
- a CDS encoding PatB family C-S lyase → MNSFDTVKTNYKHSFVKSNPEMLTSMFGTTDVIPLWIADMDFEVAVPIKEALQELIDRNIYAYEFNTTGIYKAIIDWNVKRHQLKLNPESFVQVTSVLTGIAVLIKELTNKGEGVMIQTPVYHQFANVIKSTGRKVVANPLKIVEGKYRMDLATIENNFKEEAVKLFLLCNPHNPVGRVWRKEELEELVRLANAYGVTIISDEIHSDIVYAKATFHSIASLNESDNHIVILGSPAKTFGMQSISNGYLYIKNEAIHEKIKKVVSSMYLDHGSIIAGNATIAAYTKGEKWLDELLSYLENTLSWIETFLEKELPQVKLFTPEGTYQIWLDFRELGLSDKALEHVIVKQAKLALAPGSWFESSHTQFMRMNIASPLETIQKVFGQLKKAIDNGVDENFNENEEASSTCSC, encoded by the coding sequence ATGAATTCATTCGATACAGTTAAAACCAACTATAAACACTCTTTTGTAAAGAGTAATCCAGAAATGTTAACCTCAATGTTCGGTACTACAGATGTAATACCTCTTTGGATTGCAGATATGGATTTTGAAGTTGCTGTGCCTATAAAAGAAGCACTACAAGAATTGATAGACAGAAATATATACGCCTATGAATTTAACACTACAGGAATTTATAAAGCCATTATTGATTGGAATGTAAAACGTCATCAATTGAAGTTAAACCCTGAATCATTTGTACAGGTAACAAGTGTATTAACCGGAATAGCTGTGCTAATTAAAGAGTTGACCAATAAAGGAGAAGGTGTTATGATACAAACACCGGTGTATCATCAGTTTGCAAATGTTATTAAATCTACCGGTAGAAAAGTAGTAGCAAATCCTTTGAAAATAGTAGAAGGAAAATACCGAATGGATTTAGCAACAATTGAGAATAATTTTAAAGAAGAAGCGGTTAAATTGTTTTTGTTATGTAACCCACACAATCCAGTAGGACGCGTATGGAGAAAAGAAGAACTAGAAGAATTAGTTCGGTTAGCAAATGCTTATGGTGTTACGATTATTAGTGATGAGATACATTCCGATATTGTATATGCTAAAGCTACATTTCATAGTATAGCATCATTAAACGAAAGTGATAATCATATTGTTATTTTAGGGTCTCCGGCGAAAACATTTGGAATGCAAAGTATTTCTAATGGGTATCTCTATATAAAGAATGAAGCAATACACGAGAAAATAAAGAAAGTAGTGTCTTCTATGTATTTAGATCATGGAAGTATTATTGCAGGAAATGCAACTATTGCGGCTTATACCAAAGGAGAAAAATGGTTGGATGAATTATTGAGTTATCTAGAAAACACCTTGAGCTGGATTGAAACCTTTCTTGAAAAAGAATTACCTCAAGTAAAACTATTTACTCCTGAAGGAACCTACCAAATTTGGTTAGATTTTAGAGAGTTAGGACTATCAGATAAAGCACTAGAGCATGTTATAGTGAAGCAAGCAAAATTAGCTTTGGCACCAGGAAGTTGGTTTGAAAGTTCACATACACAGTTTATGAGAATGAATATTGCATCTCCTTTAGAAACAATACAAAAGGTATTTGGTCAGTTAAAAAAAGCTATTGATAATGGGGTAGATGAGAATTTCAATGAAAATGAAGAAGCTAGTTCGACTTGTTCTTGTTAA
- a CDS encoding ArsO family NAD(P)H-dependent flavin-containing monooxygenase, whose product MKIYDTIVIGGGQAGLSVAYFLRRSKLEYLVLDNQAKPGGAWLHTWNSLKLFSPTEYSSLSGWMMPKSEHEYPTKNEFINYLEQYEQRYNFPIRRNTKVVSVHKEEGIFKISTNQGDFYTKTLVSSTGTAQEPFIPDYANVGEFEGEQLHSVNYRDSSDLLGKKVLIVGGGNSGAQILAEVSRVASTQWITLEEPHFLPDDIDGRYLFNQATQKFLGKSTEQPSKRKASLSSIVMVESVKEARDRKVLHTKRPFKSFYKEGVIWKDGTQEPFDVVIWCTGFKASLRHLDTLNIIRNNKIETQYTRSVKEPNLWLVGYGSWTGFASATIYGVGKTARQTVKEITEFLS is encoded by the coding sequence ATGAAAATCTACGATACAATTGTAATTGGTGGTGGTCAAGCAGGACTTTCGGTAGCCTATTTTTTACGTCGTTCAAAGCTTGAATATTTGGTGTTGGATAACCAAGCGAAACCTGGTGGAGCATGGTTACATACTTGGAATAGTTTGAAACTATTTTCACCAACAGAGTATAGCTCATTATCTGGTTGGATGATGCCTAAAAGTGAACATGAGTATCCGACTAAGAATGAATTTATTAATTATTTAGAGCAGTATGAACAGCGATATAATTTTCCTATTCGAAGAAATACAAAGGTTGTAAGTGTTCATAAAGAAGAAGGAATATTCAAAATAAGCACGAATCAAGGAGATTTTTATACCAAAACCTTAGTAAGTTCCACGGGGACAGCTCAAGAACCATTTATACCAGACTATGCCAATGTAGGAGAATTTGAAGGAGAGCAGTTACATTCGGTTAATTATAGAGATTCAAGTGATCTTTTGGGAAAGAAAGTGTTAATTGTTGGAGGAGGTAACTCAGGTGCGCAGATATTGGCAGAGGTCTCTAGAGTTGCTAGTACCCAATGGATCACTTTAGAAGAACCTCATTTTTTACCTGATGATATAGATGGTCGTTATTTGTTTAACCAAGCAACGCAGAAGTTTTTAGGAAAGTCAACGGAACAACCTTCCAAAAGAAAGGCGTCTTTAAGTAGTATTGTAATGGTTGAAAGTGTAAAAGAAGCAAGAGATAGGAAAGTGTTACATACGAAAAGACCATTCAAATCATTTTATAAGGAAGGTGTTATTTGGAAAGATGGAACACAAGAGCCTTTTGATGTGGTAATTTGGTGTACAGGATTTAAAGCGAGTTTAAGACATTTAGATACACTAAATATCATTAGAAATAACAAGATAGAAACGCAGTATACTCGCTCAGTAAAAGAACCGAATTTATGGTTGGTGGGTTATGGAAGCTGGACCGGTTTTGCTTCGGCTACCATTTACGGAGTAGGAAAAACAGCAAGACAAACTGTAAAAGAAATAACAGAATTTTTATCATAA
- a CDS encoding dihydrofolate reductase family protein produces the protein MQKSNKVFIATSIDGFIADKNGNIDWLHEIPNPDNIDMGYHEFTSSVDAIVIGRTTYETVLGFGIDWPYQKPVFVLSNTLSDVPENLKKKVFLVKGTLTEVLEQIHNKECYALYIDGGKVIQSFLKEDLIDEMIITKIPVLLGEGISLFSNLPNRLHFECIHTTIYLDKVVQNHFKRVKS, from the coding sequence ATGCAAAAAAGTAACAAGGTTTTTATAGCAACAAGTATAGACGGGTTTATAGCCGATAAAAATGGAAACATAGATTGGCTTCATGAAATACCTAATCCAGATAATATAGATATGGGATATCATGAATTTACATCTTCAGTGGATGCTATTGTAATAGGAAGAACAACCTATGAAACGGTGCTGGGTTTTGGTATCGATTGGCCCTATCAGAAACCTGTGTTTGTGTTAAGTAATACACTGTCTGATGTACCTGAAAATCTGAAAAAAAAAGTGTTTTTAGTAAAAGGAACTTTAACCGAAGTTTTAGAGCAGATTCATAATAAAGAATGTTATGCTCTTTATATAGATGGAGGAAAGGTGATCCAGAGTTTTTTAAAAGAAGATTTGATAGATGAAATGATTATAACAAAGATACCAGTACTATTAGGAGAAGGAATATCCTTGTTTTCAAATTTACCAAATAGGCTACATTTTGAATGTATACACACTACAATATATTTAGATAAAGTGGTGCAAAATCACTTTAAAAGAGTGAAATCATAA
- a CDS encoding Crp/Fnr family transcriptional regulator yields the protein MSENKSTNEQLHEILKFQKGDFFMKQGKVCTVIGQLLKGVMRGFEYDIDGNEITTHFYQEGDLIVGSFLPNGKMTFTIETLEDCDVSVANYLEVMANVNKDREITEVITREFQKLNQQLQSRLVSLLNLNSLKKYELFLKEYPSLINRVPNYYIANYLGITPTQLSRARKKFVENSNKKSL from the coding sequence ATGTCAGAAAATAAAAGTACAAACGAACAACTACACGAAATACTCAAGTTTCAGAAAGGAGATTTTTTTATGAAGCAAGGAAAGGTTTGTACGGTTATAGGTCAATTGCTTAAAGGAGTAATGAGAGGTTTTGAATATGATATAGATGGTAATGAAATAACAACTCATTTCTATCAAGAAGGTGATTTGATTGTAGGGAGTTTTCTTCCAAATGGAAAAATGACATTCACCATTGAAACTTTAGAAGACTGCGACGTTTCAGTAGCTAATTATTTAGAGGTGATGGCTAATGTAAATAAGGATAGAGAAATTACAGAAGTTATTACCAGGGAATTTCAAAAATTAAATCAACAATTACAGTCAAGATTAGTGTCACTTTTAAACTTAAACTCATTAAAGAAGTATGAACTGTTTTTAAAAGAATACCCAAGCTTAATTAATCGCGTACCCAATTATTATATTGCAAATTATCTAGGAATTACTCCAACTCAGCTAAGCCGTGCTAGAAAGAAATTTGTTGAAAATTCAAATAAAAAATCACTTTAA
- a CDS encoding AraC family transcriptional regulator has protein sequence MITIAFDKYKYDRPLAMDFFKIEENNEFLLTEEVHDTDFFEIFFYDEADGYVVLDGEKILLRKGLFLFVSPYQKRSWVVDENKVKGWAVIFEKEFLANFFSDKLFVYRLQYFYNKSVLTTFESEELLSIFNHTIFNEIQNEIINFKSDSRHILRALLYYILIKMNRVFCEKYQLDSETQLNNNAYLFKEALEQNYRHKHKVNDYVSLLNVSRITLNQSVKKQFNVTATEMIKDRIISEVKTQLIHSTKTISEIAYDLNFSEPNNLIRLFKLKVGTPPNQYRLSK, from the coding sequence ATGATAACAATTGCCTTTGATAAATATAAGTATGATCGTCCATTGGCAATGGACTTTTTTAAGATAGAAGAAAATAACGAGTTTCTTTTAACTGAAGAAGTCCATGATACTGATTTTTTTGAAATATTCTTTTATGATGAAGCCGATGGGTATGTGGTGTTGGATGGAGAAAAGATATTACTGAGAAAGGGGCTGTTTTTATTTGTGTCTCCTTATCAAAAAAGAAGTTGGGTTGTAGATGAAAACAAAGTAAAAGGATGGGCAGTTATTTTTGAAAAGGAGTTTTTAGCCAATTTTTTCTCAGATAAACTATTTGTGTACCGACTTCAATATTTTTACAATAAAAGTGTACTTACAACTTTCGAATCAGAAGAATTACTTTCTATCTTTAATCATACGATTTTCAATGAAATTCAAAATGAAATAATCAATTTTAAAAGTGATTCAAGACATATTTTGAGAGCGCTGTTGTATTATATTTTAATTAAAATGAATCGTGTATTTTGTGAGAAATATCAATTGGATAGTGAAACTCAATTAAATAACAATGCTTACTTGTTTAAAGAAGCTTTAGAACAAAACTATCGACATAAACATAAGGTAAATGACTATGTTTCTTTACTAAATGTGAGTAGAATAACCTTGAATCAATCTGTTAAAAAACAATTCAATGTTACCGCAACAGAAATGATAAAAGATCGCATTATTTCAGAAGTAAAAACACAATTAATTCATTCTACTAAAACTATATCAGAAATAGCCTACGATTTAAACTTTTCTGAACCTAATAATTTAATCCGACTGTTTAAATTGAAAGTAGGAACTCCTCCAAATCAATATAGGTTATCAAAATGA
- a CDS encoding nuclear transport factor 2 family protein: MKKAIVIATGIALLAACKTGQKTESKQPKETTNMEVKKESLKETALKAQDAFFKEYSADGIKKYFTEDYIQHNPHVPTGREPVLGFLEPLKNAGTTSTTHRILQDGDFIVLHNSYDNAEAFGGKEMVAFDVWRMKDGKVAEHWDNLTPKVVQTASGRSQVDGPTEVTDLDKTDANKELVKKFVDDVLFGNAPEKITEYVSTEQYDQHNPLVKDGLEGLNEAITYLTSQNNMFIYKKVHKVLGEGNFVLTMSEGEWGGKPQAFYDLFRVKDGKIVEHWDVIQEIPVKMAHENGKF; encoded by the coding sequence ATGAAAAAAGCAATTGTAATCGCAACAGGAATAGCTTTGTTAGCAGCTTGTAAAACAGGACAAAAAACAGAATCAAAACAACCAAAAGAAACAACCAATATGGAAGTCAAAAAAGAAAGTTTAAAAGAAACAGCATTAAAAGCACAGGATGCTTTTTTTAAGGAATATAGTGCAGATGGAATTAAAAAATACTTTACAGAAGATTATATTCAGCATAATCCGCATGTACCAACAGGAAGAGAGCCGGTTTTAGGGTTTTTAGAACCGTTAAAAAACGCAGGTACTACATCGACCACGCATAGAATATTACAAGATGGAGACTTTATTGTATTACACAATTCGTATGACAATGCAGAAGCATTTGGAGGAAAGGAAATGGTAGCTTTTGATGTTTGGAGAATGAAAGACGGTAAAGTAGCAGAGCATTGGGATAATTTAACTCCTAAAGTAGTGCAAACTGCTAGTGGAAGATCACAAGTAGATGGTCCAACTGAAGTAACAGATCTAGATAAAACAGATGCTAATAAAGAATTGGTTAAAAAGTTTGTAGATGATGTATTGTTTGGTAATGCTCCAGAAAAAATTACAGAATATGTTAGTACAGAACAATATGATCAGCACAATCCGTTAGTAAAAGACGGTTTAGAAGGATTAAATGAAGCTATTACCTATTTAACTTCTCAAAACAATATGTTTATATACAAGAAAGTACATAAAGTTTTAGGAGAAGGAAACTTTGTATTAACCATGAGTGAAGGAGAGTGGGGAGGAAAGCCACAAGCCTTTTATGATTTGTTTAGAGTAAAAGATGGAAAAATTGTGGAGCACTGGGATGTGATTCAAGAAATTCCAGTGAAAATGGCACATGAAAATGGTAAGTTCTAA
- a CDS encoding helix-turn-helix domain-containing protein, with the protein MQHFKTISDYCKAIQIPAPKQAYFDIRTFEENMPTVVAKMPSFKHEFYAIAIKVEGSGKAISGHHTNFPEGATVFFNTPFQLISWDILPDWEGYYLMFSKEFITQSKHLQQLLSEFPFLKIDQSIPFEVKPEEVSKLLTIYEGIYEEQQNLKKDSPLIIEAQVLVLLNFVRRFFNVQVTKQDAEIAFRKADVNLLSRFQTLIETSFYENTLVVKRTHSPSYYAELLAIHPNHLNATVKQITGHTAKAHINNHILRLAKSRLLQTQMSIKEIAYSLHFSAPNNFNSFFKKHIGQTPNSFRKNS; encoded by the coding sequence ATGCAACACTTCAAAACGATATCAGATTATTGCAAGGCTATTCAAATACCAGCTCCAAAACAAGCTTATTTTGATATTCGAACTTTTGAGGAAAACATGCCAACGGTGGTTGCTAAAATGCCTTCTTTTAAGCACGAGTTTTATGCAATAGCAATAAAGGTAGAAGGTTCTGGAAAAGCAATTTCTGGACATCATACCAATTTTCCAGAAGGAGCTACTGTATTTTTTAATACGCCATTTCAATTAATTTCATGGGATATTTTGCCTGATTGGGAAGGGTATTATTTAATGTTTTCAAAAGAATTTATTACACAATCAAAACACTTACAACAACTACTAAGTGAGTTTCCATTTTTAAAAATAGATCAATCCATTCCTTTTGAAGTAAAGCCAGAAGAGGTTTCTAAATTGCTAACGATATATGAAGGGATTTATGAGGAACAGCAAAATTTAAAGAAAGATTCACCTCTTATAATAGAAGCGCAGGTTTTGGTATTGTTGAATTTTGTAAGACGATTCTTTAATGTGCAAGTAACCAAACAAGATGCTGAAATTGCTTTCCGAAAAGCAGATGTCAACTTATTATCGAGATTTCAAACCTTAATAGAAACAAGTTTTTATGAAAACACTTTGGTAGTTAAAAGAACGCACTCACCAAGTTACTATGCTGAGTTATTAGCAATTCACCCAAATCATTTAAACGCTACAGTAAAACAAATAACAGGTCATACTGCAAAGGCGCATATTAACAATCATATTCTTCGTTTGGCTAAATCTCGTTTACTGCAAACACAAATGAGTATTAAAGAAATTGCCTATTCATTACATTTTAGTGCTCCCAATAATTTCAATAGTTTTTTTAAAAAACATATTGGACAAACTCCCAATTCATTTAGAAAGAATAGTTAG
- a CDS encoding nuclear transport factor 2 family protein — translation MRAITIFILILSLFGCQSQKTHTIMNETIAIQETVIKMFVNSDERNWSEVEKQFASKVNLDYSSMTGNPASEVSPTEITSGWKTVLPGFTYTHHQLGNFITESNGSRAHSFCYGTATHFIEDENGSVWTVVGTYDFNLEKIDNNWKITSMTFNYKYQEGNGKLIEKAIENVKAN, via the coding sequence ATGAGAGCAATAACAATTTTTATACTAATACTATCCTTGTTCGGATGTCAATCACAAAAAACTCATACAATTATGAACGAAACTATAGCAATACAAGAAACTGTAATTAAAATGTTCGTCAATTCTGATGAGCGAAATTGGAGTGAAGTTGAAAAGCAATTTGCTTCAAAAGTGAATTTAGATTATTCCTCTATGACTGGAAATCCTGCTTCGGAAGTTTCACCAACCGAAATTACTTCAGGTTGGAAAACAGTATTACCTGGTTTTACTTATACACATCATCAATTAGGAAATTTTATTACCGAAAGTAATGGAAGTAGAGCCCATTCTTTTTGTTACGGAACTGCCACACATTTTATAGAAGATGAAAATGGAAGTGTATGGACGGTTGTAGGAACATATGATTTTAATCTAGAAAAAATAGATAACAACTGGAAGATTACTTCGATGACTTTTAACTATAAATACCAAGAGGGGAATGGGAAGCTAATTGAGAAGGCAATTGAAAATGTAAAAGCAAACTAA
- a CDS encoding nuclear transport factor 2 family protein, which produces MKKLFTLVTITFFLSCTNKELSDKVVQQQNQLKKYQMTANKARKNKATVRAFYDALTAENAETVANLFAEDAKHINPYHSGIFPKGANGKEAIKNYWEPVFPNFDGMTFPIEEIYAMEDPNIVFVKYKGNIQLKNGEGVYSNDYYSTFKFNEEGKIIEYVEIFNPITAAKGFGLIDKIK; this is translated from the coding sequence ATGAAAAAGCTATTCACCTTAGTAACAATAACATTCTTTTTATCCTGTACTAACAAGGAACTATCAGATAAAGTAGTACAGCAACAAAACCAATTAAAAAAGTACCAAATGACAGCCAACAAAGCCAGAAAAAATAAAGCAACTGTAAGAGCATTTTATGATGCTTTAACAGCAGAAAATGCCGAGACTGTAGCCAATTTATTTGCTGAAGACGCAAAACATATCAATCCTTATCATTCAGGGATATTTCCTAAGGGAGCAAATGGTAAAGAAGCAATTAAAAATTATTGGGAGCCAGTATTTCCAAATTTTGACGGAATGACATTTCCAATAGAGGAAATATATGCGATGGAAGACCCGAATATTGTTTTTGTAAAATACAAAGGAAACATTCAATTAAAGAATGGAGAAGGAGTATATAGTAACGATTATTATTCAACCTTTAAATTCAATGAAGAAGGAAAAATAATAGAGTATGTAGAAATTTTTAATCCAATTACTGCTGCCAAAGGTTTTGGATTAATCGATAAAATCAAATAG